The following proteins are encoded in a genomic region of Dasypus novemcinctus isolate mDasNov1 chromosome 21, mDasNov1.1.hap2, whole genome shotgun sequence:
- the LOC101444106 gene encoding olfactory receptor family 1 subfamily R member 1, producing MIEKQKSRINLERLLENDRLPNIAGSRPRAPIISPPRGLSSQHPHLSRLSKALDNRTCPPGLLLLGLMDGPSAHPLLFLLFLGVYLLNALGNLSMVVVARSDAALRSPMYYFLSHLSLVDICFTTVTVPRLLAGLLHPGQTASFLGCFAQMYFFVALGITESYLLAAMSYDRAVAVCRPLHYGAAMTPGRCAALVAASWAVAHLHSLLHTLLISALSYPRCAPVRHFFCDMTVMLSLATSDTSSAEAAIFSEGLAVVLAPLLLVSLSYARILAAVLGMRSAGGRRRAFSTCGAHLVVVSLFFGSILSVYFRPLSAYSARYDRLASVVYAVVTPTLNPFIYSLRNKEVKGALKRGLRGRAAPQEV from the coding sequence gcTCCCCAATATCGCAGGAAGTCGACCTAGAGCTCCCATAATTAGTCCGCCGCGCGGTCTCTCCTCTCAGCACCCGCACCTGTCCCGGCTCTCCAAGGCTCTGGACAACCGCACGTGCCCCCCGGGGCTCCTGCTCCTCGGCCTGATGGACGGGCCCAGCGCCCACCCGCTGCTGTTCCTGCTCTTCCTCGGCGTCTACCTGCTCAATGCCCTGGGCAACCTGAGCATGGTGGTGGTGGCCAGGTCCGACGCGGCTCTCCGCTCTCCCATGTATTACTTCTTGAGTCACCTGAGCCTCGTGGACATTTGCTTTACCACCGTCACGGTCCCCAGACTGCTGGCCGGCCTGCTCCACCCGGGCCAGACCGCCTCCTTCCTGGGATGCTTTGCCCAGATGTACTTCTTCGTGGCCCTGGGCATCACCGAGAGCTACCTGCTGGCAGCCATGTCCTACGACCGCGCGGTGGCCGTGTGCCGGCCCCTGCACTACGGCGCGGCCATGACCCCCGGGCGCTGCGCGGCGCTGGTGGCGGCGTCCTGGGCCGTGGCGCACCTGCACTCGCTGCTGCACACGCTGCTCATTTCCGCGCTCTCCTATCCCCGCTGCGCCCCCGTGCGCCACTTCTTCTGTGACATGACGGTGATGCTGAGCTTGGCGACCTCGGACACGTCCTCGGCGGAGGCTGCCATCTTCTCCGAGGGCCTGGCGGTGGTGCTGGCCCCGCTGCTCCTCGTGTCCCTCTCCTACGCGCGCATCCTCGCTGCGGTGCTCGGCATGCGCTCGGCGGGGGGCCGGCGCCGCGCCTTCTCCACCTGCGGGGCCCACCTGGTGGTTGTGTCGCTTTTCTTCGGCTCTATTCTCTCCGTCTATTTCCGGCCGCTGTCTGCCTACTCCGCCCGCTACGACCGCCTGGCCAGCGTGGTCTATGCCGTGGTCACCCCGACCTTAAACCCTTTCATCTACAGCCTTCGCAACAAAGAGGTCAAGGGCGCCCTAAAAAGGGGGCTCCGAGGGAGGGCTGCACCCCAAGAGGTGTGA
- the LOC101443656 gene encoding olfactory receptor 1E5-like encodes MKGVNQTIISEFLLLGLPIEPGQQNLFYALFLLMYLTTVLGNFLIIFLIRLDSDLHTPMYLFLSNLSFSDLCFSSVTMPKLLQDMQSQAPSIPYAGCLAQMYFFLLFADLESFLLVAMAYDRYVAVCFPLHYTTIMNPKLYFSLVALSWVLTTLISLLHTLLMAGLSFCDDNVIPHFFCDMSALLKLACSDIQLNEMAIFILGGLVIIVPFLLIFSSYVQIVSSILKVPSGRGIRKAFSTCGSHLSVVSLFYGTIIGLYLCPSTKNSTVKETVMSVMYTVVTPMLNPFIYSLRNKGIKGAMGKVFSKQIIHFSLGQ; translated from the coding sequence ATGAAAGGGGTAAATCAAACCATCATCTCTGAGTTCCTTCTCCTGGGCCTGCCCATTGAGCCAGGGCAGCAGAACCTCTTTTATGCCCTGTTCCTACTCATGTATCTTACCACCGTCCTGGGGAACTTCCTCATCATTTTTCTGATTCGACTGGACTCTGACCTCCACACACCGATGTATTTGTTTCTCAGCAATTTGTCCTTCTCTGACCTCTGCTTCTCCTCTGTGACCATGCCCAAACTGCTGCAGGACATGCAGAGCCAAGCCCCATCCATTCCCTATGCAGGCTGCCTGGCCCAAATGTACTTCTTCCTGCTTTTTGCAGACTTGGAGAGCTTCCTCCTTGTGGCCATGGCCTATGACAGGTATGTAGCCGTCTGCTTCCCCCTGCACTACACCACCATCATGAACCCCAAGCTGTACTTCTCCCTGGTGGCGCTGTCCTGGGTGCTGACCACGCTCATCTCTTTGTTGCACACCTTGCTCATGGCCGGGTTGTCTTTTTGTGATGATAATGTGATCCCTCACTTTTTCTGTGACATGTCAGCTCTGCTGAAGTTGGCCTGCTCTGACATTCAGCTAAATGAAATGGCGATATTTATCTTGGGTGGGCTTGTCATTATTGTTCCATTTCTGTTGATCTTTTCCTCTTATGTGCAAATTGTTTCCTCCATCCTCAAGGTTCCTTCTGGCAGGGGCATCCGCAAAGCCTTCTCCACCTGTGGCTCCCACCTTTCTGTGGTGTCGCTGTTTTATGGGACGATCATTGGCCTCTACTTATGCCCATCCACTAAGAATTCTACTGTAAAGGAGACTGTTATGTCTGTGATGTACACTGTGGTGACCCCCATGCTAAATCCCTTTATTTACAGCCTAAGAAATAAGGGCATAAAAGGAGCCATGGGAAAGGTTTTCTCAAAGCAGATAATTCACTTTAGTCTGGGACAGTGA